One genomic window of Sebastes umbrosus isolate fSebUmb1 chromosome 15, fSebUmb1.pri, whole genome shotgun sequence includes the following:
- the LOC119503059 gene encoding E3 ubiquitin-protein ligase ZNRF2-like codes for MGAKQSSPVFDGRTRAYSSSDLPSGNSSGVGRIAGFRYTNGPDGPRIRYTGGGPTSSGLSIPAGGRSGSHNQSLDGDEESELPPEGHRLLIGSLPAHLSPHLLGGFHCPVCSKFMASDEIEKHLLMCFSKTRLTYNKDILSRDSGECAICLEELEQGDTIARLPCLCIYHKGCIDEWFEVNRSCPEHPTD; via the exons ATGGGGGCCAAGCAGAGCAGCCCGGTGTTCGATGGCAGGACTCGGGCTTATTCCAGCTCTGATCTCCCCTCTGGAAACTCCAGCGGAGTTGGGAGGATTGCGGGGTTCAGGTACACCAATGGACCAGATGGGCCCCGGATCCGGTACACGGGTGGAGGGCCAACCAGCTCCGGGCTCAGTATACCGGCCGGCGGCAGATCAGGGTCGCACAATCAGAGTCTGGATGGTGACGAGGAGAGCGAGCTGCCTCCTGAAGGCCACAGGCTGCTTATAGGCTCTCTACCTGCTCACCTTTCTCCTCACCTGCTGGGAG GCTTCCATTGTCCTGTTTGCTCCAAGTTTATGGCGTCGGATGAAATAGAGAAGCACCTGCTCATGTGTTTCAGCAAAACGCGCCTCACCTACAACA AGGACATCCTGTCCAGAGACTCTGGGGAATGTGCCATCTGTTTAGAAGAGCtggagcagggagacaccatTGCCAGGCTGCCCTGCCTCTGTATCTACCATAAAGG gTGTATAGACGAATGGTTTGAGGTGAATCGCTCGTGTCCGGAGCATCCCACCGACTAG